The Drosophila innubila isolate TH190305 chromosome 3R unlocalized genomic scaffold, UK_Dinn_1.0 2_E_3R, whole genome shotgun sequence genome has a segment encoding these proteins:
- the LOC117791343 gene encoding dihydropyrimidinase-like isoform X1, producing the protein MSSSPKPVKKVPIHLQSAQNRVYIKNGEIVNHDKNFKADVYIEDGTIKFVGPASDITVPGGVRVIDASGRMILPGGIDPHTRLQSPTGDTVAADDFYGGTKAAIAGGTTMIIDCVLPTKHESMIEAYDKWRSWADPKVCCDYALHVGVTWWSKSVSEEIGILSKELGVNSLKMYMAYKGLYMLNDSELLDVFERIRSLNCVAMVHAENGDVIDKNIKRLLAEGISGPEGHELSRQEEVEAEAVNRACMLAHQMKTPLYVTGVTSKSSAEIVGRARRSGYCVFGETLASSIGRSMSNVPKSECIYYITSPPIRLSAETPRQLMKSLAYDDLQVTGSDNCTFKKKQKEVGHNDFTNIPNGVNGVEDRMSLVWEKGVHQGLLDPCRFVAVTSTNAAKIFNIYPQKGRIAVGSDADLVIWNPHATRTISKDTDHHASDFNIFEGINVHGVPEFVLVRGRICVDNGTLRVAEGFGRFIPMSVRPPFVYDIIEGKVKTSEHSSDHHEEHQNGNMAKKYGELDIIIPPQEPIHELLAAGGGGGSNCSSPSLKGAVEGRRDMQESSFSISEELDTSSVRPSIKVRNPPGGKSSGFW; encoded by the exons ATGTCGAGCAGCCCGAAGCCTGTCAAGAAAGTGCCGATTCACTTGCAAAGCGCCCAGAATCGAGTTTACATTAAAAACGGAGAAATCGTTAATCACGATAAAAATTTCAAGGCGGATGTTTATATTGAGGATGGAACAATTAa ATTTGTTGGGCCTGCAAGCGATATTACAGTGCCTGGAGGAGTTCGAGTTATCGATGCATCGGGCCGGATGATTCTACCGGGTGGCATTGATCCCCATACGCGTCTGCAAAGTCCAACAGGTGACACAGTCGCCGCGGATGA tttttatggtggAACAAAAGCAGCTATTGCCGGTGGCACGACTATGATAA TCGACTGTGTTTTACCAACGAAACACGAGTCAATGATCGAGGCTTATGACAAGTGGCGCAGCTGGGCGGATCCTAAGGTGTGTTGTGACTACGCTCTACATGTGGGCGTAACTTGGTGGTCCAAATCGGTGTCCGAAGAGATTGGTATACTTAGCAAGGAGCTCGGTGTCAATTCGCTCAAAATGTATATGGCCTATAAAGGGCTCTATATGTTAAACGACTCGGAGCTTCTCGATGTTTTCGAAAGAATTAGGAGTCTTAATTGTGTTGCCATG GTGCACGCTGAGAATGGTGATGTTATAGACAAGAATATAAAAAGATTATTGGCCGAGGGTATCTCCGGGCCAGAAGGTCATGAGCTGTCCCGCCAGGAGGAAGTTGAGGCTGAAGCTGTGAATCGCGCTTGCATGTTGGCCCATCAG ATGAAGACACCTCTGTATGTGACCGGAGTGACTAGCAAATCCTCTGCAGAAATTGTGGGTCGAGCGCGTCGCAGCGGATATTGTGTCTTTGGTGAAACTCTGGCCAGTTCCATTGGCCGGAGCATGAGTAATGTGCCCAAATCGgagtgtatttattatattaccaGTCCACCAATTCGCTTGTCTGCGGAAACTCCAAGGCAACTGATGAAATCGTTGGCTTA TGATGATTTGCAAGTCACGGGAAGCGATAATTGCACATTTAAGAAGAAGCAAAAGGAAGTTGGTCACAATGATTTTACGAATATTCCGAATGGTGTTAATGGTGTCGAGGATCGCATGTCGTTGGTGTGGGAGAAGGGAGTACATCAAGGTCTGCTTGATCCGTGCAGATTCGTTGCCGTTACCAGCACAAATGccgcaaaaattttcaatatctaTCCACAAAAGGGACGAATCG CTGTTGGCTCGGACGCTGATCTTGTTATATGGAATCCACACGCCACTCGCACTATATCGAAGGACACTGATCATCATGCTTCCGATTTTAATATATTCGAGGGAATTAACGTACACGGTGTGCCTGAATTTGTTCTAGTGCGTGGTCGAATTTGTGTCGACAATGGAACACTTCGTGTCGCAGAAGGATTTGGACGTTTCATACCGATGTCAGTGCGTCCTCCTTTTGTTTATGACATCATTGAGGGCAAAGTGAAAACATCTGAACACTCTTCTGATCATCACGAGGAACATCAGAATGGCAATATGGCCAAAAAGTATGGTGAATTGGACATTATAATACCGCCCCAGGAGCCCATACATGAACTGCTCGCAGCAGGAGGAGGTGGAGGTTCAAACTGCAGCTCACCTTCTCTAAAGGGTGCCGTTGAGGGCAGGCGAGACATGCAAGAGTCGTCCTTCTCCATTAGCG AGGAGCTGGACACTTCTAGTGTCCGACCTAGCATCAAAGTTAGGAATCCACCCGGCGGAAAATCCAGTGGCTTCTGGTAA
- the LOC117791343 gene encoding dihydropyrimidinase 2-like isoform X2, with protein MKTPLYVTGVTSKSSAEIVGRARRSGYCVFGETLASSIGRSMSNVPKSECIYYITSPPIRLSAETPRQLMKSLAYDDLQVTGSDNCTFKKKQKEVGHNDFTNIPNGVNGVEDRMSLVWEKGVHQGLLDPCRFVAVTSTNAAKIFNIYPQKGRIAVGSDADLVIWNPHATRTISKDTDHHASDFNIFEGINVHGVPEFVLVRGRICVDNGTLRVAEGFGRFIPMSVRPPFVYDIIEGKVKTSEHSSDHHEEHQNGNMAKKYGELDIIIPPQEPIHELLAAGGGGGSNCSSPSLKGAVEGRRDMQESSFSISEELDTSSVRPSIKVRNPPGGKSSGFW; from the exons ATGAAGACACCTCTGTATGTGACCGGAGTGACTAGCAAATCCTCTGCAGAAATTGTGGGTCGAGCGCGTCGCAGCGGATATTGTGTCTTTGGTGAAACTCTGGCCAGTTCCATTGGCCGGAGCATGAGTAATGTGCCCAAATCGgagtgtatttattatattaccaGTCCACCAATTCGCTTGTCTGCGGAAACTCCAAGGCAACTGATGAAATCGTTGGCTTA TGATGATTTGCAAGTCACGGGAAGCGATAATTGCACATTTAAGAAGAAGCAAAAGGAAGTTGGTCACAATGATTTTACGAATATTCCGAATGGTGTTAATGGTGTCGAGGATCGCATGTCGTTGGTGTGGGAGAAGGGAGTACATCAAGGTCTGCTTGATCCGTGCAGATTCGTTGCCGTTACCAGCACAAATGccgcaaaaattttcaatatctaTCCACAAAAGGGACGAATCG CTGTTGGCTCGGACGCTGATCTTGTTATATGGAATCCACACGCCACTCGCACTATATCGAAGGACACTGATCATCATGCTTCCGATTTTAATATATTCGAGGGAATTAACGTACACGGTGTGCCTGAATTTGTTCTAGTGCGTGGTCGAATTTGTGTCGACAATGGAACACTTCGTGTCGCAGAAGGATTTGGACGTTTCATACCGATGTCAGTGCGTCCTCCTTTTGTTTATGACATCATTGAGGGCAAAGTGAAAACATCTGAACACTCTTCTGATCATCACGAGGAACATCAGAATGGCAATATGGCCAAAAAGTATGGTGAATTGGACATTATAATACCGCCCCAGGAGCCCATACATGAACTGCTCGCAGCAGGAGGAGGTGGAGGTTCAAACTGCAGCTCACCTTCTCTAAAGGGTGCCGTTGAGGGCAGGCGAGACATGCAAGAGTCGTCCTTCTCCATTAGCG AGGAGCTGGACACTTCTAGTGTCCGACCTAGCATCAAAGTTAGGAATCCACCCGGCGGAAAATCCAGTGGCTTCTGGTAA